A single region of the Thermomicrobiales bacterium genome encodes:
- the hrcA gene encoding heat-inducible transcriptional repressor HrcA: protein MTDNFRSKPPQEHPPITERQQQVLRLIVREHVSNGRPVGSKSLADRYSIGYSAATIRNEMAELEAAGYVGHLHTSGGRVPTDAGYRYFVGHLMDDVDLPAGDQIMIRHQFRQAETMLDDWPELAASVLAEIAGNVSVVTSPKVNTARIRHLELISLQPQLALLILVTRESSVRQSMVHLPVTVDQDDLRVLAGQLSADLSGRSADEIQKYVIGASPLATAVVDQVIAMLRQSDAPDQLSIRSKGLQNIVGQPGIEDDDVHAVLQLVQGGAFLNAILPQIQSVDRVQVFIGRDELPDQLQRFGVIVATYGIDDNVKGLIGVLGPTRMSYWRTISTVRYMSRLISDLVADLYPSAG from the coding sequence ATGACTGACAACTTTCGATCGAAACCACCGCAAGAGCACCCACCGATCACCGAGCGCCAGCAGCAGGTGTTGCGGTTGATCGTGCGCGAGCATGTCTCGAACGGAAGACCAGTCGGTTCGAAGTCGTTGGCCGATCGGTATTCGATAGGCTACTCCGCCGCCACCATTCGGAACGAGATGGCCGAACTGGAAGCGGCTGGCTATGTCGGTCACCTGCATACGTCGGGCGGACGTGTACCGACCGATGCAGGCTATCGGTACTTCGTCGGTCACTTGATGGACGATGTCGATTTGCCGGCGGGCGATCAGATCATGATTCGGCACCAATTCCGCCAGGCGGAAACGATGCTGGACGATTGGCCCGAGCTTGCCGCTTCGGTGCTGGCGGAAATCGCCGGAAATGTGTCGGTTGTCACTTCGCCCAAGGTCAATACCGCGCGTATTCGGCATCTGGAGCTGATCTCGCTGCAACCGCAGCTGGCGTTGCTGATCCTGGTGACTCGGGAGAGCTCGGTTCGCCAATCGATGGTTCATCTGCCGGTGACGGTCGATCAAGATGATCTGCGGGTACTCGCCGGACAGCTATCCGCCGATCTCTCAGGACGATCGGCAGACGAGATCCAGAAGTACGTGATTGGCGCGTCCCCGTTGGCGACTGCGGTGGTGGACCAGGTGATCGCCATGCTGCGACAAAGCGACGCGCCCGACCAGTTGTCGATTCGAAGCAAAGGGCTGCAGAACATCGTTGGCCAGCCGGGCATCGAAGATGACGACGTGCATGCGGTGTTGCAGCTCGTGCAGGGCGGCGCGTTCCTGAACGCCATCTTGCCGCAGATTCAGTCGGTCGATCGCGTGCAAGTTTTCATTGGACGGGACGAGCTTCCCGATCAGCTTCAGCGCTTTGGGGTCATCGTGGCCACATATGGCATCGATGACAACGTGAAGGGGCTGATCGGTGTGCTGGGCCCGACGCGAATGAGCTACTGGCGCACGATTTCTACGGTCCGGTACATGTCACGATTGATTAGCGATCTGGTGGCGGATCTCTATCCGTCCGCTGGATAA
- a CDS encoding methyltransferase domain-containing protein, protein MTDEKSLRLEAWDRNPPGDAGPPELNRHGVADRDIGWKATTPFGVVSVSSSRLPFADRSFEQIVLADLLEYVRDERATLSEVHRVIAPGGRLTVLAPYLGPTTWMDGANWHRYLHDLRGSDSLLPELSESGWRRRYRKADLDALIVESGFSLTSVDQRGTGLSELGWFVGRLLDERRSQTTANVDLDIIRIRYAARSLDRRVPLGPLGSWLIVEAARP, encoded by the coding sequence GTGACCGACGAGAAGTCGCTCCGTCTCGAAGCCTGGGACCGAAATCCACCGGGGGACGCTGGTCCTCCGGAGTTGAACCGTCACGGCGTCGCGGATCGAGACATCGGGTGGAAGGCAACCACACCGTTCGGCGTCGTCTCCGTCTCATCGAGCCGACTCCCCTTTGCCGATCGCTCGTTCGAACAAATCGTGCTCGCCGATCTGCTCGAGTATGTGCGTGATGAGCGCGCGACGCTCTCCGAAGTGCACCGCGTGATTGCGCCCGGCGGACGACTGACCGTCCTGGCGCCCTATCTTGGTCCCACCACATGGATGGACGGGGCGAACTGGCACCGCTACTTGCACGACCTGCGCGGCTCCGACTCTCTCCTGCCTGAGCTCTCTGAATCAGGCTGGCGTCGCCGCTATCGAAAAGCGGATCTCGATGCGCTGATCGTCGAAAGCGGCTTTTCGCTAACATCCGTCGATCAGCGTGGTACGGGCCTGTCCGAGCTCGGATGGTTCGTCGGGAGACTCCTGGACGAACGGCGCTCTCAAACGACCGCCAATGTCGATCTGGACATTATCCGCATCCGGTACGCTGCACGTTCGCTCGATCGTCGCGTGCCGTTGGGCCCGCTGGGCTCCTGGCTGATCGTCGAGGCGGCGCGGCCGTAA
- a CDS encoding cupredoxin domain-containing protein: MSQKSGPGWVRGTGRRDCPVGYPVKGNEPSNVYYEPGDPGYPQVIPEMCFEDAAVAEKVGFTHVKGGGAEAAAAPVGFMRATGGRECPAGYPIKGNEPSNVYYRPEDAGYAQVIPEVCFADVSEAEKAGFTRVKHEAAKKTEPVAAVRKEEAAVAGAAAAAGVAAAKAADTAKAEPAKAAEAARVAAPPPPPPPPPPPPPVAEASGGGWMKWLLPLLALAALAAGIWYFTRDDDKKDETPTAAPTVAATVEAEAEGSVEAIATEVVGAEGTAGSVVGDIEGSVEAGVSAAEGTAEVMATDVAGTVEASGIEGTVEAAAGAVEGTVEAVATTAAGTVEAGVAAVEGSVEAEIAPVETGVAEGEATVESAMATGAASPVASPAASPAAAGGMKLIAKDIAYDPTALTIKASDLPVTITFENTGAAEHDFVIDALDIKVTAAPGETVDIVIPAGTAAGEYAFYCSVPGHKEAGMVGTLTVE; this comes from the coding sequence ATGTCTCAAAAATCTGGTCCCGGTTGGGTCCGGGGCACCGGCAGGCGAGATTGCCCTGTCGGTTACCCGGTAAAGGGCAACGAGCCCTCGAACGTCTACTACGAGCCGGGAGACCCAGGGTATCCCCAGGTTATTCCGGAGATGTGCTTCGAGGACGCTGCCGTTGCCGAGAAGGTCGGCTTCACTCATGTGAAGGGTGGAGGCGCCGAAGCCGCTGCGGCTCCTGTTGGCTTCATGCGCGCAACCGGTGGACGCGAGTGCCCGGCCGGGTATCCCATCAAGGGCAATGAGCCGTCGAATGTCTACTACCGCCCCGAGGATGCCGGCTATGCCCAGGTCATCCCCGAGGTCTGCTTCGCCGACGTCTCGGAGGCCGAGAAGGCTGGTTTCACTCGCGTGAAGCATGAGGCCGCAAAGAAGACCGAGCCAGTTGCCGCTGTCCGCAAGGAAGAGGCAGCCGTCGCTGGCGCAGCTGCCGCGGCCGGCGTCGCCGCTGCCAAGGCCGCTGACACAGCGAAGGCCGAACCGGCGAAAGCCGCTGAGGCAGCTCGGGTTGCTGCTCCGCCGCCCCCGCCGCCCCCGCCGCCCCCGCCCCCGCCCGTTGCTGAGGCCTCTGGTGGCGGATGGATGAAGTGGTTGCTGCCGCTGCTTGCGCTTGCCGCGCTCGCCGCCGGTATTTGGTACTTCACCCGCGACGACGATAAGAAGGACGAGACCCCAACTGCGGCGCCTACCGTTGCAGCCACGGTCGAAGCTGAAGCCGAGGGCTCTGTCGAGGCGATTGCGACTGAGGTCGTGGGCGCCGAGGGCACCGCTGGATCGGTCGTTGGTGATATCGAGGGCAGCGTCGAGGCCGGTGTTTCTGCGGCCGAAGGCACTGCAGAAGTGATGGCGACCGATGTTGCCGGCACCGTCGAAGCCTCTGGCATCGAAGGGACCGTTGAGGCCGCAGCTGGTGCTGTCGAGGGCACGGTCGAGGCCGTGGCGACGACTGCCGCGGGCACGGTCGAAGCTGGCGTGGCCGCGGTCGAGGGCTCGGTCGAAGCTGAGATCGCTCCCGTCGAGACTGGTGTTGCCGAAGGCGAGGCTACGGTCGAATCCGCAATGGCAACCGGCGCCGCGTCTCCAGTCGCATCGCCTGCCGCTTCTCCGGCTGCTGCCGGCGGCATGAAGCTCATCGCCAAGGACATCGCGTATGATCCGACCGCGCTGACGATCAAGGCATCTGACTTGCCGGTGACGATCACGTTCGAGAACACCGGCGCCGCCGAGCACGACTTCGTGATCGACGCGCTCGATATCAAGGTCACCGCCGCTCCGGGCGAAACCGTCGATATCGTGATCCCGGCTGGAACTGCTGCGGGCGAGTATGCCTTCTACTGCTCGGTTCCTGGTCACAAGGAAGCCGGCATGGTCGGCACCCTGACCGTCGAGTAG
- a CDS encoding cupredoxin domain-containing protein — protein sequence MAKRFFSMTGIAVVVLIVLAACGSPNDDEPHPTVTRIASPINAPVLSPTPEEGAEPTAAPTEEAGGDSGNATADAGDGSQEVTIVGHDIYFDPAEVKVKAGKVTFILPNEGAAEHDFSIDALDIHVNMPAGTTQTLEVDIPAGTYDFYCNIPGHKDAGMVGTLVVE from the coding sequence ATGGCGAAGCGATTTTTCTCGATGACGGGCATTGCCGTTGTCGTCTTGATCGTTCTCGCGGCGTGCGGATCGCCGAATGACGACGAGCCGCATCCAACCGTGACCCGCATCGCCAGCCCGATCAATGCTCCCGTGCTCAGTCCCACTCCGGAGGAGGGGGCAGAGCCAACTGCCGCGCCAACCGAAGAAGCCGGTGGAGATTCAGGGAACGCAACAGCCGATGCGGGTGATGGCAGTCAGGAAGTAACCATCGTCGGACATGACATCTACTTCGATCCAGCTGAAGTCAAGGTTAAAGCCGGGAAGGTGACCTTCATTCTTCCGAACGAAGGCGCTGCCGAGCACGACTTCAGCATCGATGCGTTGGATATCCACGTGAATATGCCTGCAGGAACCACACAGACACTCGAAGTGGACATCCCGGCAGGCACGTATGACTTCTACTGCAACATTCCTGGGCACAAGGACGCAGGAATGGTTGGCACCTTGGTGGTCGAGTAA
- a CDS encoding metal-sulfur cluster assembly factor: MTVAFTKEDVREGLKQVYDPEIGINIVDLGLVYDADISEAGDVLVTMTLTSLGCPLGPVIVQEVQGALREFPNIGDIDVKLVWSPPWSPDMMSEDAKDELGMW; the protein is encoded by the coding sequence ATGACCGTTGCGTTCACAAAAGAGGACGTTCGCGAAGGCCTCAAACAGGTCTACGATCCGGAGATCGGTATCAACATCGTCGATCTCGGTCTTGTCTACGACGCCGACATTTCCGAAGCGGGTGACGTGCTCGTTACGATGACATTGACGTCGCTGGGATGCCCACTTGGACCAGTCATTGTTCAGGAAGTCCAGGGAGCGTTGCGCGAGTTTCCGAACATCGGGGACATCGATGTCAAACTGGTTTGGAGTCCGCCCTGGTCGCCTGACATGATGAGTGAGGACGCGAAAGACGAGCTGGGGATGTGGTAG
- a CDS encoding sulfite exporter TauE/SafE family protein, with the protein MIGVLFGVGILLGFIGAGGGGVLIGLLSGVFGLEIDRAIGTALAAMCVVTIFGAVSHYREGHVATRIGLIVGITGVLGAAMGAEFGQLVPNRVLELGAGLTLWSLAGLVWYRTRIVARSPRTEFDRPPLTRGEELVRGVALGGTGGIAAGFFGVGMAPYLQLGFLTALRLTLVQTIGTTMLTLVFISGSAATVLARHGDVSGRHLVAAVIGLSSGSYLGAKFTARAPYRLLRATVVAVPLIAGAMVLFL; encoded by the coding sequence TTGATCGGCGTTCTCTTTGGCGTCGGCATCTTGCTCGGGTTCATCGGCGCCGGTGGTGGAGGCGTGCTGATCGGGTTGCTCAGCGGGGTTTTCGGGCTCGAGATCGATAGGGCCATCGGCACCGCCCTGGCTGCCATGTGCGTTGTCACAATCTTTGGCGCGGTTTCCCACTATCGCGAAGGGCACGTTGCCACCCGGATCGGACTCATCGTCGGCATCACGGGAGTCCTCGGCGCCGCCATGGGCGCCGAGTTCGGTCAGCTCGTGCCCAATCGGGTGCTCGAGCTCGGCGCCGGACTGACGCTTTGGTCATTGGCGGGCCTGGTTTGGTACCGCACGCGCATCGTCGCCCGTAGCCCCCGCACAGAATTTGACCGGCCCCCATTGACGCGGGGAGAGGAGCTCGTCCGCGGCGTTGCGCTTGGAGGAACCGGAGGGATTGCAGCCGGGTTCTTCGGTGTCGGGATGGCGCCGTATCTCCAGTTAGGCTTTCTGACGGCGTTGCGGCTCACGCTCGTGCAAACGATTGGCACGACTATGCTGACGCTTGTGTTCATCAGCGGGTCGGCCGCGACGGTGCTCGCACGACACGGAGACGTTTCCGGACGTCATCTCGTTGCGGCGGTGATTGGCCTGTCGAGCGGATCGTATCTCGGCGCGAAGTTCACCGCGCGGGCTCCGTACCGGCTGTTGCGGGCGACGGTCGTGGCGGTGCCACTCATTGCCGGCGCGATGGTCCTCTTTCTCTAG